A part of Osmerus mordax isolate fOsmMor3 chromosome 10, fOsmMor3.pri, whole genome shotgun sequence genomic DNA contains:
- the fgf21 gene encoding fibroblast growth factor 21 produces MSLRVQFSLFSLALLLPLSSSLYIPDSNPLLSLGDQVRERHLYTENHRRGLFLEMTLDGRVMGNPAQTAHSVLELRAVRQGQVVIRGVSSSLYLCIDGEGRLRGQKEHTDEDCTFTEQWLGDGYNRFRSSHHGHFVSLSSKRPLEQYPPFSRFLPLENTLVPGSEQLSVSALNQEQFNLDSHDPFTMSREHILSPNFSKDRR; encoded by the exons ATGTCCTTGAGGGTCCAGTTCTCGTtgttctccctcgctctcctgctccctctctcctcatccttatACATCCCAGACTCCAACCCACTCCTGTCCTTGGGTGATCAGGTCAGGGAGAGGCATCTCTACACAG AAAATCATAGGAGGGGCTTGTTTCTGGAGATGACTCTGGATGGAAGAGTCATGGGGAACCCTGCACAGACCGCTCACA gtgtgctggagctgaGAGCGGTCCGCCAAGGACAGGTTGTGATTAGGGGTGTTTCATCATCACTATACCTGTGTATAGATGGTGAAGGACGTTTGAGAGGACAG AAGGAACACACAGATGAAGACTGTACCTTCACAGAGCAGTGGCTGGGGGACGGATACAATCGCTTCCGGTCCTCTCATCATGGACATTTTGTGTCACTGTCGTCAAAACGCCCCCTCGAGCAATATCCTCCATTCTCGCGGTTTCTTCCGCTGGAGAATACCTTAGTACCAGGAAGTGAGCAGCTGAGTGTTTCTGCGCTGAATCAGGAGCAGTTTAACTTGGATTCACATGACCCTTTTACGATGAGTCGCGAACACATTTTGAGTCCGAATTTCTCAAAAGACAGAAGATAA
- the LOC136950788 gene encoding potassium voltage-gated channel subfamily A member 7 — protein MENNDKGGDEGGGKDVEEEKEKQLKNQLNSEEKGEKEIQVSEKERKKERRRSGSLWRSGWALSERLAINVSGMRYETQARTLARFPDSLLGDPRRRLRYFDHLRNELFLDRNRACFDAILYFYQSGGRLRRPANVPLDVFLDELRFYELGEEIITRFKEDEGFPKVEETPLPTNKVQRELWMLFEHPESSSGARIIAIISVMVIVVSILIFCLETLPDFRQEKELREEYFYRYHSFSKNESEHMPLPSSVFHDPFFLVETICICWFSFELLMRFACSPSKTYFFKDVMNLIDFAAILPFFVTLGTELAKDKDAQPGMSLAIIRVIRLVRVFRIFKLSRHSKGLQILGQTLKASMRELGLLIFFLFIGVILFSSAIYFAEADHKDTSFVSIPHAFWWAVVTMTTVGYGDMYPETVWGKLVGSMCAIAGVLTISLPVPVIVSNFSYFYHRETECEDRSEYNHVKTSLWDNEEGEGEEEEGEEEGELEGDYYAIEGICNPLNGTFLCAGQSRESKGGVMCLREPLVTQV, from the exons ATGGAGAACAATGACAAAgggggagatgaaggaggaggaaaagatgtagaggaagagaaagagaagcagcTTAAAAACCAGCTCAAcagtgaggagaagggggagaaagagatccaagtgagcgagaaggagaggaagaaggagaggcggCGGTCCGGGTCGCTGTGGAGGAGTGGGTGGGCGTTGAGTGAACGTTTGGCCATCAACGTTTCTGGGATGCGCTACGAGACCCAGGCCCGAACCCTGGCCCGGTTCCCCGACTCCTTGTTAGGCGACCCGCGCCGACGGCTGCGCTACTTCGACCATCTACGCAACGAACTGTTCCTGGACCGCAACCGGGCCTGCTTCGACGCCATTTTGTACTTCTACCAGTCGGGGGGGAGGCTGCGTAGACCAGCCAACGTGCCCCTGGACGTGTTTCTGGACGAGCTGCGCTTCTACGAACTTGGAGAGGAGATCATAACCCGCTTCAAGGAGGATGAGGGTTTTCCTAAAGTGGAGGAGACGCCCCTACCAACCAACAAGGTCCAGAGGGAACTATGGATGCTGTTCGAGCACCCAGAATCCTCCTCAGGTGCACGGATCATAGCGATCATCAGCGTCATGGTCATCGTGGTGTCCATCCTCATCTTTTGCCTGGAGACACTTCCTGACTTCAGGCAGGAGAAGGAGTTGCGTGAG gagTACTTCTACCGGTATCACTCGTTCAGCAAAAATGAGTCTGAACACATGCCCCTTCCGTCCAGCGTCTTCCACGATCCTTTCTTCCTGGTGGAGACCATATGCATCTGCTGGTTCTCCTTCGAGCTCCTCATGAGGTTTGCCTGCTCCCCCAGCAAGACCTACTTCTTCAAGGACGTCATGAACCTCATCGACTTCGCCGCCATCCTGCCCTTCTTCGTCACGCTGGGCACGGAGCTGGCCAAGGACAAGGACGCCCAGCCGGGCATGTCGCTGGCCATCATCAGGGTCATCCGTCTGGTCAGGGTGTTCAGGATCTTCAAGCTGTCGCGTCACTCCAAGGGGCTCCAGATCCTCGGTCAGACCCTCAAGGCCAGCATGAGAGAGCTGGGCCTGctcatcttcttcctcttcatcgGAGTCATCCTCTTCTCCAGCGCCATCTACTTTGCCGAGGCCGACCACAAGGACACGTCCTTCGTCAGCATACCGCACGCCTTCTGGTGGGCCgtggtcaccatgacaaccgtGGGCTACGGCGACATGTACCCGGAGACGGTGTGGGGCAAGTTGGTGGGCTCCATGTGTGCCATCGCCGGCGTGCTCACCATCTCCCTGCCTGTGCCCGTCATCGTGTCCAACTTCAGCTACTTCTACCACCGCGAGACCGAGTGTGAGGACCGCTCCGAGTACAACCATGTCAAGACTTCCCTGTGGGACaacgaggaaggggagggggaggaggaggagggggaggaggagggggagttagAGGGGGATTACTATGCCATCGAGGGCATCTGTAACCCTCTGAACGGGACTTTTCTGTGTGCGGGACAGAGTAGAGAGTCCAAGGGGGGAGTCATGTGCCTCAGAGAGCCCCTGGTGACTCAGgtgtga